Part of the Pyricularia oryzae 70-15 chromosome 3, whole genome shotgun sequence genome, AAGCTTTTAGCAATCTACTACCAGCTTAGCAGCCACACTGGAAGGCGCCGtcgaagaacaaaaaaagaaagggaaacaaGCCTCCGAGGAAGACGGGGAATTATCTAGAACACATGTTAGTGCATTGCAGGTTGCAGCCGTCGGTAAAGGTAGTTTTGATGGAGAACGGAACGAAATGAAAATACAGAGAaacaggaagaaaaaaaagactaagGCCTTTAGGTTCCTAGGGCTTTGTTAACGTAagaaggtacctaaggtacctacctccctTGCATTTTTAGCTTATGTCCCGCAGTACATTGCAGGCAACAAGTATAGTACACAGAACGTACATAATAATTGTCTTGTATAAGAAAGTACATACAGTAGCGGATGGCACATCACGTGATCGTTTCATGGCTCCGACGGCCACTGAAACTGCGGGTCAAGGAAGGGGCCGTGGGCTCGCGCTTCGGTTTTGAAATGTGAAGAAAATGGTACCGATCTGGGACAATCCTAGTAGGCAGCTCGTCGCAAAAGCCCGGATATTTCCTACACTTAGCAAGTGGACACACAGGGAAGAGCGGCTGAGGCATTTTTTACAACTcgtttgtttcttttatCGCCAATTCCGACCGACCAACCAAGAACGGGTACGGCACAGCACATCACACCCACCATCCAAGTACAAGGTGAGGTACAGTAGGTACGGTACCAGACCAGACTGGGCGCCCCATCTTTGCCCACCCAATGGAGACAACTCAATTcctctttttgttgttgtaccCAGTTGGGGAATATGAGAGAGAGAAGTGGAGAAGAATCCAGGCACGCAAAAAGACGTCGGTCGAGTGCAGCCGTGCGCATCCAGGGTCTCTCTATGGTGATTGGTGACATCAAATCCAAGCAAGTTGGCCAGGATCGCTTGGCTTTTGCCGCGTATGTCCCGCAGCTAACCAAAGTCGTCAGCCAGCACCCAGAGGCGTGCCCCATCCATATCGTTGGCCGCTGTCTCTCAATCGAAAGGCCGCTCGAcccgtaggtacctacaatCAAAAAGTGCGCTGCTGCACCAAAGCCGACTAGTGCCCGCTACCTGCTTGCTGCGACTAGACTAGATTAGTCCGATACGGAGTTGCAACTAATTACATGGCAGAAGGTACAATGCCCACATCTAATACTGGAGGGACCACACCGGACCCTCCACTCAGATTGTGGACACCAGTCGTCTGAACATTGACGCCCGCATCCCGGTCATAtcaaagaggaaaaaaaagaagagaaataaACAACAGACTGAGGTCTGTGTTTTGTGTATGGGAATACGACTCCTGCGACTGTTTTGGGTTACCCTTGGCCAATGTCAGTAAGTCAGACCGAGTTGGGGACGTCGGAAGACCCATCCACAACCCAGTCCCAGCATTTGGGGTTCGGTCATACATACCACCTACCGTTTGGATCGACAAAAACggccaaaaaggaaaaacaaaagagataaaaaaaaaaaataaacaaaaaaaattatggAGGGCTGGATCGCACACTGGGGCTGCCGACTCATGCAGCCACCAAGTATAAGACCAAAGCATCTGCACGCCATGTATCTCCTTTCACATCCCGCAACCTCCTCGCCTGCGTCTTATTCACCGGACCTGCTCTCAACTCTACGCGGCTGGTTTGTGTGCGCCATTTGTTTGCTGGCCTTGCCACACATCTTTTATTTGCTATTTAAAGAGTGCTCGGTGCTGCCCCCCAAACCGACTGAGCAGCTGGACTGTCATCTCTCCACATTTCATCCTAATCACCGCACGCACTTGCACTCTTGCAAAGAAGAACCCATCCTATTATCAAGATGGCGCCTTTCAAGAAGATGTTTGGCAAGAGACTATCACAGTCTGAGCCAGTAAACACCGAGGACCCTGACCAGGATCTGGAAACCGGTCAGTTCATCAGCCTCCGTGGAGGCGGCAGCGACCCTGCCCCTACTACAACCTCGCAGGCGCCCGCCTCCACCGGCGCCGCACCAGCCGGCCAGGAGAACCCCTACATGGACGAGTACCAAGCGTAAGTTTCTTTTGACGGCCCAGGACAACAAAGACGCCCAAACAGCAACACATGTAATAACACGTTCCCTTCCATACAGACTTGTCCGCTACATCGACACCTACCGGGATCCTCGCGAGAACCAGggcgaggaggagctcgagaGCGAAGAGGTGAAGAAGGCCCCATGGTGGGCTTTCTGGAGGCCCAAGGGCGCTACCAAGAGCCTTTCGGACTTCAACACCCCCGCCGAGTGGCTCAACACCAACATCTCGGCCGGTCTTGACTCCCTCGAGGTCGAGAGGAGACGCAAGTACTCGGGATGGAACGAGCTTACCACCGAGAAGGAGAACATGCTTCTCAAGTTCATCGGTTTCTTCCAGGGTCCCATTCTTTACGGTATGTGACAACCTCGTGGTTTCTATTTTAAGGCATCGCAGAGGCCACCAACCCACTAACTCAATATTCTGTTCTCTAGTCATGGAGGCTGCTGCCATCTTGGCCTTTGCTCTCCGCGACTGGATTGACGCCGGTGTCATCGTCGGTATCCTTTTGCTTAACGCCATCGTCGGTTGGTACCAGGAGAAGCAAGCCGCCGATGTCGTCGCCTCGCTCAAGGGTGACATTGCCATGAAGGCCCGCGTCGTCCGTAACGGCAGTGAACAGGAGATCCGCGCCAGGGAGCTTGTCCCTGGTGACATCGTCATCATTGAGGAAGGCCACGTTGTTCCCGGCGATGCCCGTCTTATCTGCGACTACGACAACGCCAGGGACGGCTTcgcccagtaccaggctgagcTCAACGCCCAGGACATCACTAGCCCCCGCGGCGAGAAGTACGACtctgacgacgaggatggaaCCCCTCATGTCGGCCACGCTATTGTCGCTATTGACCAGTCTGCCATTACCGGAGAGTCCCTCGCCGTCGACAAGTACATGACCGACACCGTCTACTACACCACCGGATGCAAGCGCGGAAAGGCCTACGGTATCGTCACCCACGGCGCCCAGGCCTCGTTCGTCGGAAAGACCGCCTCGCTGGTCCAGGGTGCCCAGGACCAGGGTCACTTCAAGGCCATCATGAACTCGATCGGTTCTGCCCTCCTCgttctcgtcgtcgtcttcatccTCGCTGCCTGGATTGGTGGCTTCTACCGCCACTTGGCCGTTGCCTACCCCGAGGACAGCTCAGTCAACCTGCTTCACTATGTTCTTATTCTGCTCATCATTGGTGTCCCCGTCGGTCTGCCCGTCGTTACCACCACTACCCTCGCCGTCGGTGCCGCCTACctggccaaggagaaggCTATCGTCCAGAAGCTTACCGCTATTGAGTCGCTTGCTGGTGTCGACATTCTTTGCTCAGACAAGACTGGCACTCTTACCGCTAACCAGCTTTCGGTCCGCGAGCCTTTCGTCATGGAGGGCGTTGACATTAACTGGATGATGGCCGTCGCTGCTCTCGCTTCCAGCCACAACATCAAGTCCCTCGACCCTATCGACAAGATCACCATCCTCACCCTCAAGCGCTAccccaaggccaaggagatCATTTCTGAGGGCTGGACCACCGAGAAGTTCACTCCCTTCGACCCCGTCTCCAAGCGTATCACCTCTATCTGCAACTACAAGGGTGTCAAGTACACTTGCTGCAAGGGTGCCCCCAACGCCGTCCTCGCCATCAGCAACTGCACCGAGGAGCAGAAGCGTCTCTTCAAAGAGAAGGCCACCGAGTTCGCCCGCCGTGGTTTCCGATCGCTCGCTGTCGCCGTCCAGGAGGCCGATGGCCCCTGGCAGATGCTCGGCATGCTTTCCCTCTTCGACCCGCCCCGTGAGGATACCGCCCAGACCATCGCCGAGGCTCAGGCTCTCGGTCTCTCGGTCAAGATGCTTACTGGTGACGCCATCGCTATCGCCAAGGAGACTTGCCGCATGCTTGCCATGGGTACCAAGGTTTACAACTCCGACAAGCTCCTTCACAGCGACATGGCCGGCAGCGCTATCCACGACCTTTGCGAGCGCGCTGACGGTTTCGCCGAAGTTTTCCCCGAGCACAAGTACCAGGTCGTCGAGATGCTTCAGCAGCGTGGCCATCTTACTGCCATGACTGGTGACGGTGTCAACGACGCCCCGTCCCTGAAAAAGTCCGACTGTGGTATCGCTGTCGAGGGTGCCACTGAGGCTGCCCAGGCCGCCGCTGACATTGTCTTCCTCGCCCCCGGTCTCGGAACAATCGTCTCTGCCATCAAGATCTCCCGGCAGATATTCCAGCGCATGAAGGCTTACATCCAGTACCGTATCGCTCTCTGTCTGCATCTCGAGATCTACCTCGTCACGTCCATGGTAAGTTGAGACTTTGACATGCTATTAAGCCGTTTTTAAATATGGTGCTAACGGATCTTCTCCAGATCGCCATCAACGAGACCGTTCGTGTCGACCTGATCGTCTTCCTCGCCCTGTTCGCTGATCTTGCCACCATCGCCGTCGCCTACGACAACGCTCACTACGAGCGCCGTCCCGTCGAGTGGCAGCTGCCCAAGATCTGGATCATCTCCATCGTCCTCGGTACTCTGCTCGCTATCGGAACCTGGATCCTCCGCGGCACCATGTGGCTCGAGAACGGTGGCATCATCCAGCACTACGGCAGCATCCAGGAGATCCTCTTCCTCCAGATCTCCCTGACTGAGAACTGGCTGATCTTCGTCACCCGTGGCTTCAACACCTTCCCCTCTTGGCAACTCATTGGCGCCATCTTCGGTGTCGACATCCTCGCCTCCCTCTTCGCCGGTTTCGGTTGGTTCTCtggcggcctcggcgagCCTGCCATCCCCGCCAGCTTGGCCAAGAACCTTTCGGAGAACGGTGCCGTCGACATTGTCACCATCGTCCTGGTCTGGATCTACTCCATCGctgtcatcatcgtcattgGTATCGTCTACTACGTCATGACCGGCTGGAAGCGCCTTGACGACCTCGGCCGCAAGAAGCGCTCTGCCCAGGACACCATGATGGAGAACATCCTCACCCACCTGAGCAAGGTCGCCGTCGAGCACGAAATCGACGGTCGTGGCGGTCACCGCTACTACCTTGCCACTAAGCAGATtgtcgaggaggaggagtaaATTCTCCCTTCCTGTGGCAACTGCCTCCCACATAGTAAAACCATTACTACAATTTTccttaacaaaaaaaaatcgacacaaaatcacaaaaaaagaagcactTCGGTGCATTTGTATACCCTGGaaatttttcttttgtagGGGGTTTTCATGTACCCCGTTTTCTTGGAGGCGTTTACATATGCATAGGAGGCAAAACATTCTAGACTATGGGGGTTTGGGGCGCTCATTAGCGATCACataatttcttttcttcaatAAACTAGTTAAACCACGTCCTCGGTGCATCGCTTATGATTTTGTTTCCATTCGTGAGTGTGGTTCTATCTATGGAGCACATGACTGCAGAAAGTCAGGGTTGCCACCTTCTCGACATGGCACGGATACCGGCTCCACGCGTATACAACAAGTGCTCAACCTGTCATGGTCACCATCAATGTACTGTAGGAATGGCCCTGCCTTTCCACAGCGTAATCGGAAGTCTATGCTTGGGCGCAAAATGCAGTTAACACATGTAATGAAGTGACCTAGGCACAAGACGAGAGTTTCAAGGCTTGGATGCAGGTCAATTCTTGTAGTATCGATCATGTCCAAACCCCACGTATTCTCAAGTCACGTACGTGAATTGATCACACGATTCAAAATCATTGATTCAGCTTGTTACATGAGAAATCAAGTTACAATGAGAAAATCGAGTCTTGTATCACCAAGAAAACGTCGAATGGTAACAAAATAGATAGACAGCCTTGCCCTGATGCGAACGAAATAACCAGCCTCACTCCAATCCTTTTTCCCATACTCACAAACTTGCATGATGTTTACTGCAACATGGCATCTAGGCTCTCTCCCAAGATGGCCTCGATCTTTGTGATCCAGCGGTGCGTCTCCTTCTcaacgtcctcgtcgtcgtcatcctgAAGCTCGCTAATGTACGGCAGCATCTCAGAAAGCATCTCGAGCCAGTCCTCGCCCAACGTGTCCGTCAGTGACTGCTCGCAGCGGACGGCCGCAAGCCTGACTGATGCAGAGGGTGAGCGCAGGCGCCTGAGCACTGCAGCGTTAAGCTCCTTGCGGTGGTCCCGCGAGGCCGCAGCCTCGGCCAAGCCCACGACAGCGTTTTGCACCAGGTCGCCACCGGGAAGTTCGCCCAATGCGGCGGCGTGCTCGAGCTGCTCCACCAGGAGACCCGAGACCGCCTCAAAGTGGGCGGGAACCTGCCAGAAACCTCCGCTGTCATGCTCAAAACACCTGGCTAGTGTTTTCAGTACCAATTGCCACAGCTCCCGGTCCTCCATCTTAGACGGATCTGATGCCTTGAGGATGGCCGTGGCGTCGTCGATGATGTATGATGCGTAGCTTGCTACAACATCCTTAAGGTTGTCAAAGAAGGCCAAGAGGAAGCTGTAGACGCTTTGGTGGCGCAGAACCTTGCCGAGCTTATCGTCCTTGGGCAAACCAGTAGCTACCCACTCCATCAGTTGAGTGAATACGGTACGGAACTTGCTGTCGTTCAGCTTGTATATCATCTTGAGGGCGACATCATTGATCAACGCCTCGATCTCGGTCAGCTTAGCCAGTGCGGCAATGCTGACTGTGTCTTTGGACTGCACATTCCGCCGGAGGTCGAGAGCACTGAGGAAAATGGTGGAAAGTGTCGAGATGTGTTTTGCAATGATAGTGCTGGGGTGCTTGTCTAATACAGTGGCCAGAAGTTTCAAGTACTCCTCGACGGCCTGGTTGGGTTGTTAGTGTTGGCTGTGAAAGGTAAGAGAGCATTTGGGAGCAGATCCAACAGAAAAAGAGTGTACTTACAGAGAAGCCGGCGTTGACGGCCTGAGCCCAGTTTTGCTCTAGGGCTGCCAGCATGGTATTCGCGTCAACCTGGTTCGCCAGGAGCTGCAAGCAGCCAAATCTAGCCTGCGAGCTCTCGTCGCTCATGTTGGCTTCGGCTGAAACATTCGAAACTGCTAACAGTTGGCCAATATATGTCTTGGTCAGCATGTATGGGACATGCACAGCCAAGGACTCAAAGAATGAGTAGACGGCATTATGAAGTTCAGGTTCCTTCTCGCCCTGGAGGCTTTCAGAGAGATAAGAGAGGGCCTTGGGAAGTGAAACCGGCAGGGTTGGCACGATGCCATCTTGCAGTACATCCACCAAAGATGCAAGGCAAAGGAGAGCCATGACGCGAAGGCGCTTGTCCGGCTGGCCCAGGCAGCAGTCCCCAGCAATAGTGGTggccgcagcagcaaccgCTTCGAGATCCTTTTTGCCGTACTTCTCGGCGATCTTGTCGACACATGCCACAGCAGTGTGCTTGTACGCGATATCATCGGAATCACGTATGACTGCCGTGAGCTGCGGCAGAAACGCAAGCAATACTGTCCGCGAGTCTGCATCCGTATTGCTTTCCTGGTCAACGCGAACCTCGAGGGTACGGAGAACCTTTTGTCGGAGGCTGATGCTTGGGCGGTCAAGCAGGTTCTCGACGGCCTTGATGAACTCGCCGATCGAGAGGAGATTGAGGAGTCCTGCAAGGGTATCGCTGCACCGTGCATGCAGAGCTTTGTTGGTCTTGACGGTCTCTGCCAGAGTGAGTATCTTCTCCAAAAGGGATGCATAGAGCTCCCTGAACTTGGAAGCCTCCATATCGTCACGC contains:
- a CDS encoding plasma membrane H+-ATPase; its protein translation is MAPFKKMFGKRLSQSEPVNTEDPDQDLETGQFISLRGGGSDPAPTTTSQAPASTGAAPAGQENPYMDEYQALVRYIDTYRDPRENQGEEELESEEVKKAPWWAFWRPKGATKSLSDFNTPAEWLNTNISAGLDSLEVERRRKYSGWNELTTEKENMLLKFIGFFQGPILYVMEAAAILAFALRDWIDAGVIVGILLLNAIVGWYQEKQAADVVASLKGDIAMKARVVRNGSEQEIRARELVPGDIVIIEEGHVVPGDARLICDYDNARDGFAQYQAELNAQDITSPRGEKYDSDDEDGTPHVGHAIVAIDQSAITGESLAVDKYMTDTVYYTTGCKRGKAYGIVTHGAQASFVGKTASLVQGAQDQGHFKAIMNSIGSALLVLVVVFILAAWIGGFYRHLAVAYPEDSSVNLLHYVLILLIIGVPVGLPVVTTTTLAVGAAYLAKEKAIVQKLTAIESLAGVDILCSDKTGTLTANQLSVREPFVMEGVDINWMMAVAALASSHNIKSLDPIDKITILTLKRYPKAKEIISEGWTTEKFTPFDPVSKRITSICNYKGVKYTCCKGAPNAVLAISNCTEEQKRLFKEKATEFARRGFRSLAVAVQEADGPWQMLGMLSLFDPPREDTAQTIAEAQALGLSVKMLTGDAIAIAKETCRMLAMGTKVYNSDKLLHSDMAGSAIHDLCERADGFAEVFPEHKYQVVEMLQQRGHLTAMTGDGVNDAPSLKKSDCGIAVEGATEAAQAAADIVFLAPGLGTIVSAIKISRQIFQRMKAYIQYRIALCLHLEIYLVTSMIAINETVRVDLIVFLALFADLATIAVAYDNAHYERRPVEWQLPKIWIISIVLGTLLAIGTWILRGTMWLENGGIIQHYGSIQEILFLQISLTENWLIFVTRGFNTFPSWQLIGAIFGVDILASLFAGFGWFSGGLGEPAIPASLAKNLSENGAVDIVTIVLVWIYSIAVIIVIGIVYYVMTGWKRLDDLGRKKRSAQDTMMENILTHLSKVAVEHEIDGRGGHRYYLATKQIVEEEE